In the genome of Bacillus thuringiensis, the window TATATTTCTTTCTGTTTGAAAATGAAAGGGCTAACATTTTTTTGGAGGGTGGAAGTATGAAAAAAAAGATACCAGTTTTTGTAGCATCAACAGTAGCGATGAGCATGATGTTAGGGGCATGTAGCTATCAAAAAGATGAACCGCAAGCAAACGCAAAAGGGGATAGCGGGAAAAGCGGTGCGAAGCAAGTTATTAACTTAATTGAAACACAAGAAATTCCAACGATGGACACAGCATTATCAGCTGACGCAGTTTCTTCAAGAGTAATGAACAATACGATGGAAGGCTTATACAGTTTAGGAAAAGATGATAAGCTAGTTCCAGGTGTAGCGAAGGAATTTAAAAAGTCAGAAGACGGTAAAAAGTATACGTTTAAGTTACGTGAAGACGCGAAATGGTCAAACGGTGAGCCTGTGACAGCGAAAGATTTCGTATACGCATGGCAAAGAGCGATTAATCCAGATACAGCTGCGAAATCAGCTTATATTATGTACGATATAAAAAATGCAGAGAAAATTAATAAAAAAGAGATGAGTCCTGATCAACTAGGTGTAAAAGCAATTGATGATTACACATTAGAAGTTGAATTAGACAATTCCATTCCATATCTTGTAGATTTAATGGTATATCCAATCTTCTATCCTGTGAATGAGAAGTTTGTTAAAGAGCAAGGTGCAAAGTTTGGTTTAGAAGCAAATACAACACTTTATAACGGACCATTTACATTAAGCGATTGGCAGCATGAACGTAGCTTTAAAATGACAAAGAACTCATCATATTGGGACAATAAAGAAGTGAAGATTGAAGAAGTAAACTTTAATATTGTAAAAGATACATCTACGCCAATTAACTTATATGAAACAAATGCAATTGATCGAGCGTCGTTATTAGCGGAGTTTATCGATAAATATAAAGGAAAACCAGATTTCCAAACAGTAGAAGATACATCTGTATTCTTCCTACGTTTAAATCAAAAAGATCCAGCTTTAGCAAATAAAAATATTCGTAAAGCAATTTCACTTGCTTTTGATCGTAAGCCGTTCGTTGATACATTATTAAACAACGGTTCTAAGGCCGCGACAGGATTAATTCCTGATAACTTCATTAAAGGACCAGATAAAAAAGATTTCCGTGCTGTAAATGGGGATATTGTAAAACCAAACGTGAAAGAAGCGAAGAAATATTGGGAAGCTGGTAAAAAAGAACTTGGTAAAAATGAAATCGAATTAGAATTATTAAATGAAGATGTAGAGTTATCAAAGAAAACTGGTGAATATTTAAAAGGTGAATTAGAAAAGAATTTACCAGGTTTAACAGTGAAAATTAAACAACAACCATTCGCGCAAAAACTAAAATTAGAAGATGCGGGCGATTATGTCATGTCATTCTCTGGATGGAGTGCGGACTTCCCAGATCCGATTACATATCTTGATATGTTTGTAACAGATGGGTCACAAAATAAGATGAAGTACTCTAATCCGAAATACGATGAAATCATTATGAAGGCGAAAAAAGATGGAAGCGATGTAAATGCTCGTTGGAAGAACTTATTAGAAGCAGAAAAAATGTTACTTGATGACGCTGCGATTGTTCCAGTATATCAACGTGGTAGAGCATACTTACAAAGAGAAACAATTAAAGATATGTACAACCATAAATATGGCGGAGATTTAAGCTTTAAGTGGGCATCCGTAGGAAAATAAAAAAAAGCAGGCTAATGAAGTGACCCCTAAAAGTTAGACACGGTTATTTCATTAGGCAGCTTGATAAAAGTGAGTCCGGTATTGTACCGGGCTCATTTTTAATTTTGCCTTAATCCGTTTCGTATTATAATAATCTATATATTTTTCTAATTCTATTTTAAAGTGCTCTACATTTTCAAATTCTTTTATGTAGAGGAACTCCGACTTCATAATCCCAAAGAAATTTTCTATTACTGCGTTGTCGTAACAGTTGCCTTTTCGAGACATACTCTGGACGATAGCTCTTGATTCAAGTGTACGGACGTACTGTCTCATTTGATAATGCCATCCTTGATCCGAATGCATCAGTAGCTGGTGGGTTTCAGGTAGACGTTCCAATGCTTTCTCTAACATGTCTGAAACAAGCGAATACGTCGGTCTAGAACCAATTGTATAGGTAATAATTTCACCATTATACAAATCTAATACAGGTGATACATACAGTTTTTCTCCAAACAATTTAAACTCCGTGATGTCTGTTACCCACTTTTGATTCGGTGCATCTGTATAAAAATTACGCTCTAAAATATTAGGTGCAATTCTACCGACTTTTCCTTTATAGGATTTATATTTCTTCATACGCACAACACACTTTAACCCAAGCTCTTTCATAATGCGCTGAACCTTCTTGTGGTTCACTTTCTGGCCACGATTCGTTAATTCATCACGAATGCGACGGTAACCATAACGACCTTCATTTTCCTCATAAATCGCTTTAATCTCAGCTTTCAAATCGGCATCTACATCTGGACGATTCATTTTCTTTACTAAATCATAATACGTGCTTCGAGGAATAGTAACTAGCTCCACGAGTGCCTTCACCGAATATTTATGCCTTAATTCGTAGACTACTTGCGCTTTGTCTTGTTTTGTGATTTTTCCTTGTTTTGAACTAAGGCATTTAACTTTTTTAAGTACTCATTTTCCATCTCAAGCTGTTTAATGCGTGCTTCAAGTGCTTCGACTGACCCTTCAGCTAAAGGTTGTTTTAATTGTTTATTTGAATCTTTTTTCATGGATGGACGCCCCTTTTTCTTAGATTGAAGAGCATCAATTCCTTGTGTTTCGAGCTGTTTTTTCCAAACAGAAATCGTTGAAGGGGCAGGAATATTAAAGATAGCTGCCGTCTCAAATAAGGACATACCGTTTTCAATCATAAAGTTTAGTACGTCTAGTTTAAATTGTTGTGTGTAATTTGTACATCGTTTTAGAAAAGCTTCCAGACCATTCTGTTTATATTGGTTTACCCAATTCAAGATGATTGTGTCATTTATACCGAGCGATCTACCTATTTCTCGATAACTTTCATTTCCGTTCAAATAACGTAGAACGATTTGTATTTTTTCATCAGCTGTAAATTTAGCCATAGAAAAACTGCACCCCCAATTGTTAGACTGTGTCTAACAATTGGGGTGCAGTTCATAACTACCTGCTTTTTTTTTAATACGTGCGTTTCTTATAAATGCCTTTTCCGCCAACTTGATTCCAGCCGGATTGTACATCCAAACTTTTGTTAACAAACTTCATTTTTTCTTTTCCACCAAAGAGCTTTTCGCCGATGCTATTTGTAATAACACCAATCAATGCTGTTATTCCGATGATGAGGGCAGCAACCGTAATAAAATCAATAAAAAAAGCAATCATTTGCAAACTCCCCCTTTGCCTGTCTGTATGTTTATTGTATGAGATAAAAAATGAAAAAGAAAGAAATGTCAGAAAAATTTTTAGTTTACTTTAGAAATCGTGTAGACAAGAGGGAGAATGTTTGTTAAGATTAGAACAGATGTTCCTTTTTATTCTCATTTATATAGTCTTACATTTCTTAATTGAATTATCAAGAAAAAGTAAGAAAACGTTCTCTTTTTCATAGGGAAGATTATAGATAAATAACTATATATTATATGAAAAATCTATGGGAAGTGAGTATTAAAGGGATTGAAAGTTATTGTTAAAGTACAGCTGAAGTGAGCATAATCATGTTACATAGCAGTGGAATACACGGAAGAGTTTTCTCAACTAGCAGGAAATTTACTGTATATTTCTTGCAAAATCTATTGTATAATGATTATAGAAGTTACTTATTAAAAGTAATTGTTGTTTATTATAAGTTGTTGCTTACATGAAATGCGAGTTTTGTACTTTTCAATAAGACAAGTTATCGCGAAAAATTGCTGAAGTTAGAAATTAAAACTGTATTTAGTACAGAATTTGTACTCTTTAAGGAGAGTGAGCTTTGTATGGTAACATTATATAGTTCTCCAAGCTGTACGTCTTGTAGAAAGGCGAAATTATGGCTAGAGGAAAATCATATTCCTTATACAGAACGTAATATTTTCTCAGATCCATTAACGATTGAGGAAATTAAAGAGATTTTACGTATGACAGAAAGCGGAACGGATGAGATTATTTCTACTCGTTCGAAAGTTTTCCAAGAATTGAATGTAAACTTAGAATCTTTACCACTTCAAGATTTATATAAGATGATTCGTGACTATCCAGGGATTTTACGTCGTCCAATTATGATTGACGAGAAACGCCTTCAAGTTGGTTACAACGAAGACGAAATTCGCCGTTTCTTACCACGTACAGTAAGAACGTTCCAATTACGTGAAGCACAACGTCTTGTAAATTAATTATAATAATATGAAAACCTTCTACCTATTATATAGTAGAAGGTTTTTTTTAATGTTTCACATTGCGTAATCGAACTTGTTTTACGATAAAGCCGATGCATAAAATAGTGAAAATGAACAAATAAGGAAGGCTTGCAGTGAAACTTGGGTTGTTATGAAAAAAGGTTGCAAGTCTGTCTTCATGTGTAACCATTTTCCCTGCAGTATAGGCAAGAATCGCTGCACCGCAATAAATGAGGAATGGAAATCGTTCCATAAGTATTAAAATAAGTTTACTGCCCCAAATAATAATAGGGATAGAAATGAGTAAGCCGATTATGACGAGTAAAAATCTCCCGTGAGCTGCACCTGCAATGGCAATAACATTATCAAACCCCATAACGAGATCCGCGAAAACAATTGTCCGCACGGCTTGGAATAAAGTTGTTTTTCCTTGAATAGCAGAAAGGTCGTTGTTATCATCAGTTAATAAATTGACCGCAATTAATGTAAGTAAAACCCCGCCAATCAATTGTAGAAATGGAATGTCGAGTAAATAGACAGCTAGTATAGTAAGGACAATTCTTAGTACGATTGCTAAAAGAGTACCAATCAAAATAGCTTTATTTCGTTTTGATTCAGGTAAATTTCGGCTGGCTAGTGCGATGACGATTGCATTGTCACCACCTAATACAACATCGATACCGACAATCATTAGTACGGATGTTAAAAACTCTAAGTCCATTCGTCTGCCTCCATTTATGATGTTTTAATAAGCGAACTATATGTATGTGATGAAGAAAGTTGTTGTTAAATAATCTCTTCCAATAGAAGTTTCACTTTATTACAGTGTACGGGGGAATGTGGAAATGTATGTCCAAATTTTTTGTGAATAAGAAATCGCTATAATAATATATTTATGTAGAGGATCGAGTAAGGTAGGCATATAACTATTTTTGTAAAATAAATCGATTTTATTTCCCTTCTGGAGAATCTTATCATAAAATGAGAGTACAAGAATCTATTGATTTGTCATATGAGTGGGGAATCCCTTCATAACAATTCTAAGCAGGAAGGGAGAGTTGTATTTTGGATATTGAAAGAATTAATGATTATACGATGAAATTTTTTATTACGTACATTGATATAGAGGACAGAGGGTTTAATCGTGAAGAAATTTGGTATGATCGCGAACGAAGTGAAGAGCTCTTTTGGGAGATGATGGACGAAGCTCGTGATCATGACGATTTCTTTATTGATGGGCCGTTATGGATTCAAGTGCAAGCAGTCGATAAAGGGATTGAAGTACTTGTCACGAAAGCAGAGCTTTCAAAGGATGGACAAAAGCTGGAACTACCGATAGGGGTAGACAAAATTATAGATATTCCTCTAGATGAAGGCATCGAATCATTATTTCAACAAGAATTAGTCGAAGAGGTAGAAGAACAAACAGGAACAAACTTTAATGAAGATGGTACGTTTGGCTTTTTAATTAAATTTAATGATTTTGAAGATGTCATTTCATTAAGTCATCGTCTTATCTTTGAAGATATAAAAGATGAGCTGCATTCATTTGAGGACCGCTATTATGTATATGTGGAATTCGATGAAGTGCTACATGATGAAGAAGAAATCGATCGTATTTTAAGTATTATTTTAGAATATGGAGAAGAATCAACTTTAACAATTCATCGTGTAAGTGAGTATGGGAAACAAATTGTGAAAGAGCATGCGCTTGAAACGATTCGCAATAATTTTCCTGCTAAAACGTAGGCCGATTTCTGTAGTATGAAATCGGCTTTTTATATGAAGAATAGGAAAGCTTTCTTAGTTAGGAGGTAAGAGATGAAAAATACGTTAAAGCTGATCTTCTTTGTCCTGCTATTGTTCGCATTATTTGTTTCGTTACGTATGTTTATTGATGTAGCATTTTATTCAGATGTGATTGGGATAAAAGATGTTTCGATTTTAGGTATTATTAGTATTTTGTTTACAGTATCTGCATTTTTGATTGGTTGTGTTATTTTCTTAGAAAATCGGCATCCATCTAAAACACTTACATGGTTAATTGTGTTAGGTATTTTTCCGGTATTTGGCTTCTTTGCTTATTTATTATTTGGACAAAATTTTCGGAGAAAAAGAATGTTTCAAAAGAAGGCATTACTCGATGAACAGGCATTTTTACAATATAAAGGGCATGAAGATCATGAAGAACGAATTTTGCGCAATCACAAACATCAGGAGCTATTATTTCGTTTAGCAGATCGATTAGGTGCTTTAAATATTTCATTTCAAACTGAAACGAGAACATTAACAAATGGAGATGAAACGTTTCGGGCTATTTTAGATGGGCTAAAACGAGCGAAACATCACATTCATATGGAATATTACATTGTGCGTGATGATAAATTAGGAACAGAAATTAAAGATATTTTAATACAAAAATCAAAAGAGGGCGTTGTTGTTCGCTTTTTATATGATGCGGTTGGAAGTTTTAAGTTATCGAAATCGTATATTGATGAATTAAACGATGCAGGTGTAGAAATGATTCCGTTCTTTCCTGTGCGCTTTCCGATTTTAAACGATAAGATTAATTATCGAAATCATAGGAAAATTGTTGTGATTGATGGGAACGAAGGGTTTGTAGGCGGATTAAATATCGGTGATGAGTATTTAGGGAAAAATAAATATTTTGGCTTCTGGCGAGACACGCATTTGTATTTACGTGGTGAAGCGGTTCAAAGTTTACAGCTTATTTTCCTTCAAGATTGGTTTTATATGACTGGAGAGGCTGTGCTAGCCCCTGAATATTTACAAGCAAAAGCAGTTGAGGGTGATCATTGGGGAGGAGTGCAGTTAGTCGCAGGTGGCCCTGATAATAAGTGGGAAACGATTAAGCATTTATATTTCGCAATGATCGCTTCTGCTCGGAAATCTATTTGGATTGCAACGCCGTATTTTATTCCGGATGATGATATTTTATCCGCATTAAAGGTTGCTGCACTTGCTGGTATTGATGTTCGTTTATTAATGCCGAGTAAACCTGATAAGCGTACTGTCTTTTACGCATCGAGATCGTACTTCCCAGAGCTTTTAGACGCAGGAGTAAAGATATATGAATACGAAAAAGGTTTTCTTCATAGTAAAATTGTCATCGTTGATTCTGATTTAGCTTCAATTGGGACAGCTAATATGGATATGAGAAGTTTTCATTTGAATTTTGAAGTAAATGCCTTTTTATATGATACAGATAGCATTAAAAGACTTGTTCAAGACTTTAAAGATGACTTAGAAGAATCAAGTGAAATTCATGTTGATCATTTTCATAAAAGACGTCTTCATAGACGAATTGTTGAATCAACGTATCGGTTATTATCACCTTTATTATAAAAAGAGATGTCCGAAATTGGGACATCTCTTTTTTAAAAGGAATTTGTAACAAATTGTAGAATATAAGGAGCTGAAAGGGTGTGATTACGATATTTATCGCTAAAAGAGAAACTGGAGAAAAAATTCATTTACTCTATAATTGTAATGAAGAGCTTTTGCGCCGTATGCGTCAACAGGAACGATTCTTTTGTGTAGCTTGTGGAAAGGAAGTGCAAATGAAATTAGGAAAACAAAAAAGTTGGGATTTTGCTCATAAAAAAGTGGATTCATGTCTTGCCTTTTATGAAGCGGAATCAACGTATCATATGCACGGTAAAGAATTGTTATATAGATGGTTCAAACATCAAAACTTTCAGGTGGATATAGAGTACTACCTTCCAGAAATTAAGCAACGACCAGATGTTTTTGTAGAGAGGGCGGGCAGAAAAATTGCAATTGAATACCAATGCGCAAACCTCGCTATAGAGCAGCTGTATAAAAGAACATATTCGTATTGGCAAGCTGGTATACAGGTCATTTGGATCGCTGGTGGAAATCAATTGAAAAAGCAATCTGCATATTGGATGAAATTCTCCTCACTTATGGCTTTCTCCTTACAATCTTATCCTCAACCATTTCTTATTTTCTTCTGTTCGAAAGAAAAATCATTTATGAAATGTGCATTTGTCACTCCATTTTCTACAAACATCTTTTTCGCGCATACTGTATATTTACCAACCGATAAAACTACTTTTGAAATGCTTTTTTCTCCGGTTCCTTTCGAGAAAGAGATACTAAGGGAAGAGTGGAAGAAGAGAAAGAAATACTTTCGCCAAAATGCCCTGCCGATTTGGAATTATAATTATAAGTCATTATTACGCCTCTTATATCAATTTAAATGTACCCCAGCGAGCTTTCCTTCTGAAATTGGTGTTCCACTTCCTTCTGGATTTGCTTTTCAAACAAACCCATTTATATGGCAAGCTTTTCTATATATGAAGTGTATAGGGGAGCTTGCAGTAGGAGAGTGTATTTCTCTTCAATACGTGTGTAGTTATGTAAAAAGGTATACGAAAAGGCGGATACTTCCGTACTTTTCACAGCAAACATGGAAAGTGGCAGTTAATGAATATATGACATTTTTATGCTATATAGGTGTATTGCATAAAGTGGGAACTTATACGTACCGAAAAATAAGGGGTGTAGTGATGTTAAAAACAGAGGAGGAAATTATGAAACATGATGAGATTTGCTTAATACATGCGCTATCTTTATTTGAGGCAAATTTTAACATGAGAGGAGGAAAAGGGGATATAATAAAGAATGATTGTGAAGGAATTACATAAGAAAAAAACGAATTGTACTTAAGTAGAGATATTTAAAGGAGGGCTTAAAGGATGTCTGAACAAAACAAAGCGAAAGCATTACCAGATCGCAACGAGATTGAAGAAGCAAGTACGTGGCGATTAGAAGATATTTTCCAAACGGATGCAGAATGGGAAAAAGAATTCCAGGCTATTAAAGAGCTATTACCGAAGTTAACTGAATTTAAAGGGAAACTTGGTGACTCTGCGGACAATTTACTTGAGGCATTGCAATATGAAGATGAAATTTCAATGCGATTAGGTAAGCTATATACATATGCTCATATGCGTTACGATCAAGATACAACAAACTCTGTATATCAAGCATTAAATGATCGCGCAACAAATTTATATTCACAAGTATCTAGTAGCACAGCGTATATTGTGCCTGAAATTTTATTGATTTCAGAAGATACACTGCAAACATTCTTGAAGGAAAATAGAGATTTAAGTGTATATGAACATGCATTAGAAGAAATTACACGTCAACGCCCGCACGTATTATCAGAAGCTGAGGAAGCTTTATTAGCGGAAGCATCTGAAGTAATGAGTTCATCAAGCAATACTTTCGGTATGTTGAATAACGCGGATTTAAAATTCCCATCTATTAAAGGTGAAGACGGAGAAGAAATAGAAATTACACATGGTCGTTACATTCAGTTTTTAGAAAGTGATGATCCTCGTGTTCGCGAAGATGCATTTAAAGCTGTATATGAAACGTATGGGAAATTTAAAAACACATTCGCAAGTACGTTAAGCGGAGCAGTAAAACGTAATAATTTCAATGCACGTGTTCGTAAATATGATTCTGCTCGCCAAGCTGCACTGAGCAATAATAATATTCCGGAAGCAGTATACGATCAACTCGTTGAAACGGTAAATGACAATTTACATTTATTACACCGTTACATCGATATTCGTAAGCGTGCATTAGGACTTGATGAGCTTCATATGTATGATTTATATACACCACTTGTACCAGAAGTGAAAATGAATGTGAAATACGAAGAAGCGCAAGACCTTTTATTAAAATCTTTAAACGTACTTGGTGATGAATATGTTGATATTTTGAAGGAAGCATATGAAAATCGCTGGGTAGATGTGTATGAGAATAAAGGAAAACGAAGCGGGGCATATTCATCTGGTGCATATGGAACAAATCCGTATATTTTAATGAACTGGCATGATAATGTAAATAATTTATTTACACTTGCTCATGAGTTTGGTCATTCGGTGCATAGTTACTATACAAGAAAAACACAACCGCACGTATATGGTGATTATTCCATCTTCGTAGCAGAAGTGGCATCAACTTGTAATGAAGCGCTTCTAAATGATTATTTACTAAAAACGACAGAAGATAAGAAAGAGCGTCTATATTTATTAAATCATTATTTAGAAGGATTCCGTGGTACTGTATTCCGTCAAACGATGTTTGCAGAGTTTGAACATATTATTCATAAGAAAGTACAAGAAGGACATGCAGTTACGCCAGATATGCTAACGGAAATCTACTACGATTTAAATAAGAAATATTTCGGTGAGGCTTTAGTAATCGACGAAGAGATTGGTTTAGAATGGTCTCGTATTCCGCACTTCTACTACAACTATTACGTATATCAATACGCAACAGGATTTAGTGCAGCGACAGCTCTATCTAAACAGATTTTAGAAGAAGGACAACCAGCAGTAGAACGTTATATTAACGAGTTCTTAAAAGCAGGAAGCTCTGATTATCCAATTGAAGTGCTGAAAAAAGCAGGAGTAGATATGGCATCTCCTGAACCAGTAAAAGAGGCATTACAAGTATTTGAAGAGAAATTAAATGAGTTAGAAGCATTATTATTTGAAGAAAAGTAATGAAAAAAGACGAGGGATTGTACCCTCGTCTTTTTTGTTGAATAGATTCTATGTCGATATTTGTCGAAAAAACAAGGTGGATTTCTTTGTTTTTTTAACTGAAAGGATAGTTTTACGGCTGATTTTTGAAATTAAAACCCTTTGAATCGTTTTTTATGATTGAAATAAGAGAGAGTGATCACGATGATTCCGAATAAAAGAGGTAAGGCAATAATTTTAGGAAAAGCTTGTAGCAGAGAGAGGATGTACAAGAAAAAAGAAACGATGACAGCTAGAAAGAGAAGAGCAATATAAGATTTTTTCATAAATAAACCCCCTAAATGACCTTTTTTATAGCTTATTCAAAAATGAAAACGTTTAGAATGTGACAAAAGTGTGAAATTCGACAAAAGGGGTTGTCATCTGGCGTCGAATCTTGTAATATAATAAGCGTGAACGAATTCACATACAAACATATACCCCTTTGTTTGAACGTGAAAATTTCTCCCATCCCCTTTAATATTTTTATAAGCCGTAAAGAAAAAGACCTGGTGTTTACACCAGGTCTTTTTCTTTTGCTATCCATTTCCAATAACGTTCGCATTTTACTTCAATCATTTGTACTTTTCGTTTCAGTTGTAATTTTTTAAGTTCGCGCTCAATTTCTTGTTGCGAACAGTCATAAATAAATGCTACTTCTTTTGAAGATATAAATTGTGTTGCTTCTAGTAACACTTCTAAAGGTGGTAATGGTTCTGGCTCAATTTCACATTTTACAAGTTCTTTTAATAATTGTACGTATACATCGTAGGAATAATTTCCAGCGATTTTAATACCTTCTTCATCTGAATTCGCATGAAAAAAGACGAGGGAGGGTATTTCTGTAATATGCATCTCATTCGTGAATTTCAAGTCACATTGGAAAGCTTTTTTTGCACTAGCAGAATGTAGATCTTTTTTAAATTCTTCTACATCAATATTGCTATCTTTCGCACATGCAAGTAATAGTTCGCAGTCAGGGTTTGATACATTTTCAAGAAAAATGTATTCTTGGAGTTTTCGCAAAAACTTCGAACCTGCTTTTCGGCCCTGTAACTCCGCTGCCTTAATTGCCATCGAAACTAAATATGGTGTTGACGATGCTTCTTGCATATGTACCTTTCCATCACATGAAAAACCTTGTAAACTTGTTGTCTTTTCCCACACAAATCGAATATTAGCAGGTTTATTCCATTTGTGTGAGGAAGCGTTCGTTCCATCCACTTTTCCTGTTACGATATGACGAATAGAGAAGTATTTCCCGTATTCAAGCCATAGTTTAATAATAAAAGGCTCAATTTCCCAGCAATCTTTACAAAGTGGATCAATAAATAAATATGCTTCTACAGACTTATGCTCGCATGCGGAAGGAGATGGCATATTTATATGCTTTGCTTCCTGCTTATCCATTACACTTCACCTGTTTCGTTTGGAGTATTAACCATATGCTGAGCGGTTAATGCTAAACGTTCAAAAACAAACTCTCTTATATGACCATGCACCCCAGTATCGTCCATTGCTTGCTCCATACATGATAGCCAAGCCTCTGCTCGTTTTGGAGTAATCTCAAACGGAAGATGGCGTGCTCTTAACATAGGATGACCATGTTCTTCAGTGTACAAATTAGGACCACCTAAATATTGTGTTAAAAATTGCTTCTGCTTCCTAGCGGTTTCTGTTAAATCTTCCGGGAAGATGGGAGATAAGTCAGGGTGTTTACTGACATAGGAATAAAATGTATCTACTAATATTGCAATGCATTGCTCACCGCCAATTGCTTCAAATGGTGTCATCGGTTGCTTGCTCATCCTTTATAAACTCCTTTTTCCATGAAATGTATATCTATTGTAGCAATGGAATGTTCGAGAGGGCAAATAAACAGCCTTCTCAAACATTCTTTGCTTATTCTACGGATGTAAATTTTTTTAGTGAGGTATATCCACTAGCGAAACATATTCACTAGTGGAATTTTCACTTTAGCGTGCTTTGTTTTGTTTGGCAAGGAAAAAGCGTTTTACTTTGTTATTTGTATGACGAACAGGTATGTTATGTTGCGTTAATAAATGAATAAATGCAGCTTTTCCTGTTTCTTCATCTTGCACTTCAAATTCAATTTCATAATCATCGTGATTGTAATAGAAACTATGATCAAAGACAAGCGTTCCACCTTTAAATAATGTTTCGGCTCTTTCTGTTGTTAAACTACCCATATATGTTAAAGCAGAAACAGGAATTTGTAATTTGTGTAGTTGATCTACTACTGCTCCTTGAATGATTGTGTTTGTTTCCATCATCATTTTTGCTTC includes:
- a CDS encoding competence protein CoiA, which produces MITIFIAKRETGEKIHLLYNCNEELLRRMRQQERFFCVACGKEVQMKLGKQKSWDFAHKKVDSCLAFYEAESTYHMHGKELLYRWFKHQNFQVDIEYYLPEIKQRPDVFVERAGRKIAIEYQCANLAIEQLYKRTYSYWQAGIQVIWIAGGNQLKKQSAYWMKFSSLMAFSLQSYPQPFLIFFCSKEKSFMKCAFVTPFSTNIFFAHTVYLPTDKTTFEMLFSPVPFEKEILREEWKKRKKYFRQNALPIWNYNYKSLLRLLYQFKCTPASFPSEIGVPLPSGFAFQTNPFIWQAFLYMKCIGELAVGECISLQYVCSYVKRYTKRRILPYFSQQTWKVAVNEYMTFLCYIGVLHKVGTYTYRKIRGVVMLKTEEEIMKHDEICLIHALSLFEANFNMRGGKGDIIKNDCEGIT
- the pepF gene encoding oligoendopeptidase F; its protein translation is MSEQNKAKALPDRNEIEEASTWRLEDIFQTDAEWEKEFQAIKELLPKLTEFKGKLGDSADNLLEALQYEDEISMRLGKLYTYAHMRYDQDTTNSVYQALNDRATNLYSQVSSSTAYIVPEILLISEDTLQTFLKENRDLSVYEHALEEITRQRPHVLSEAEEALLAEASEVMSSSSNTFGMLNNADLKFPSIKGEDGEEIEITHGRYIQFLESDDPRVREDAFKAVYETYGKFKNTFASTLSGAVKRNNFNARVRKYDSARQAALSNNNIPEAVYDQLVETVNDNLHLLHRYIDIRKRALGLDELHMYDLYTPLVPEVKMNVKYEEAQDLLLKSLNVLGDEYVDILKEAYENRWVDVYENKGKRSGAYSSGAYGTNPYILMNWHDNVNNLFTLAHEFGHSVHSYYTRKTQPHVYGDYSIFVAEVASTCNEALLNDYLLKTTEDKKERLYLLNHYLEGFRGTVFRQTMFAEFEHIIHKKVQEGHAVTPDMLTEIYYDLNKKYFGEALVIDEEIGLEWSRIPHFYYNYYVYQYATGFSAATALSKQILEEGQPAVERYINEFLKAGSSDYPIEVLKKAGVDMASPEPVKEALQVFEEKLNELEALLFEEK
- a CDS encoding ClpXP adapter SpxH family protein, which codes for MDKQEAKHINMPSPSACEHKSVEAYLFIDPLCKDCWEIEPFIIKLWLEYGKYFSIRHIVTGKVDGTNASSHKWNKPANIRFVWEKTTSLQGFSCDGKVHMQEASSTPYLVSMAIKAAELQGRKAGSKFLRKLQEYIFLENVSNPDCELLLACAKDSNIDVEEFKKDLHSASAKKAFQCDLKFTNEMHITEIPSLVFFHANSDEEGIKIAGNYSYDVYVQLLKELVKCEIEPEPLPPLEVLLEATQFISSKEVAFIYDCSQQEIERELKKLQLKRKVQMIEVKCERYWKWIAKEKDLV
- a CDS encoding CYTH domain-containing protein codes for the protein MTQEIEIEFKNIVTKEEFDTLCKSFSIEAFTKQVNHYFETPDFSLKEAGSALRIRHKGETYTLTLKQPAEIGLLETHQVVTEDEAKMMMETNTIIQGAVVDQLHKLQIPVSALTYMGSLTTERAETLFKGGTLVFDHSFYYNHDDYEIEFEVQDEETGKAAFIHLLTQHNIPVRHTNNKVKRFFLAKQNKAR